Proteins found in one Odocoileus virginianus isolate 20LAN1187 ecotype Illinois chromosome 10, Ovbor_1.2, whole genome shotgun sequence genomic segment:
- the SLN gene encoding sarcolipin codes for MERSTRELCLNFTVVLITVILIWLLVRSYQY; via the coding sequence ATGGAACGATCCACCCGGGAGCTGTGTCTCAACTTCACCGTTGTCCTGATTACAGTCATCCTTATATGGCTCCTTGTGAGGTCCTATCAGTACTGA